In Musa acuminata AAA Group cultivar baxijiao chromosome BXJ2-10, Cavendish_Baxijiao_AAA, whole genome shotgun sequence, a genomic segment contains:
- the LOC135624354 gene encoding serine/threonine-protein kinase BSK5-like isoform X1, which produces MGARCSRLSLCWWPSHFKSSVLEPDELENGGDDSDGGGFTEYSLDELRAATDGFAPDYIVSEHGQKAPNVVYQGRLLPGDRAVAIKRFNKFAWPDARQFLEEARAVGQLRSDRLANLIGCCCEGDERLLVAEFMPHETLAKHLFHWDTRPLSWSMRIRVALYLAQALEYCSSRGRALYHDLNAYRVLFDEDGNPRLSCFGLMKNSRDGKSYSTNLAFTPPEYLRTGRVTPESVVYSFGTLLLDLLSGKHIPPSHALDLIRGKNFRTLMDSCLEGHFSNSDGTELVRLASRCLQYEPRERPNVKSLVTSLESLEKDAEVPSYTLMGILSGPVTSKQTLKLSPFGEACARLDLIAIYEILEKVGYKDDEGIANDLSFQVWTSQIQETLNTKKHGDNAFRAKDFGTAIDCYTQFMDGGSMISPTVLARRCVSYLMNNMLQEALGDAMQAQVVSPEWPTAYYLQAVALLSLGMDSDAEEMIKNGLLFYLSPVNDRVFKGGRSLIPL; this is translated from the exons ATGGGAGCTCGATGCTCCAGATTGTCCCTCTGTTGGTGGCCGTCCCATTTCAAGTCCTCTGTGCTCGAACCCGATGAGCTCG AGAACGGGGGAGACGACAGCGACGGCGGCGGCTTCACGGAGTACAGCTTGGATGAGCTGCGGGCCGCCACGGACGGATTCGCCCCCGACTACATCGTCTCCGAGCACGGGCAGAAGGCCCCCAATGTGGTCTACCAGGGCCGCCTCCTCCCCGGCGACCGCGCCGTCGCCATCAAGCGCTTCAACAAGTTCGCCTGGCCCGACGCCCGACAATTCCTC GAGGAGGCGAGGGCGGTGGGGCAGCTCCGGAGCGACCGGCTGGCCAATCTCATCGGGTGCTGCTGCGAGGGCGACGAGAGGCTGCTGGTGGCCGAGTTCATGCCCCACGAGACCCTGGCCAAGCACCTGTTCCACT GGGATACACGACCTTTGAGTTGGTCGATGAGGATAAGAGTGGCGCTGTATCTTGCCCAGGCATTAGAATATTGCAGCAGCAGAGGGCGTGCACTGTATCATGATCTCAATGCTTACAGAGTTCTCTTTGATGAG GATGGTAATCCCAGGTTGTCCTGTTTTGGTCTCATGAAGAATAGTAGAGATGGGAAGAGCTACAGTACAAACTTGGCCTTCACACCGCCAGAGTACCTCAGGACAG GGAGAGTGACACCAGAAAGTGTAGTGTACAGCTTTGGGACACTTCTGCTCGACCTTCTTAGTGGAAAGCATATTCCTCCAAGCCAT GCACTTGACCTGATTCGTGGCAAGAATTTTCGGACACTGATGGACTCTTGTTTAGAGGGGCATTTCTCAAATTCTGATGGAACTGAGTTGGTTCGATTAGCTTCTCGTTGTTTGCAATACGAACCTCGTGAGAGGCCAAATGTTAAGTCACTGGTGACTTCTCTGGAATCTCTTGAAAAGGATGCAGAG GTGCCATCATATACACTGATGGGCATTCTGAGTGGTCCCGTGACTTCCAAGCAAACGCTTAAATTATCACCATTTGGCGAAGCTTGTGCAAGGTTGGACTTAATAGCTATATATGAGATACTGGAGAAAGTTGGGTACAAGGATGATGAGGGAATAGCCAACGAT TTGTCTTTCCAAGTCTGGACCAGCCAAATTCAGGAGACTCTGAACACTAAGAAGCATGGGGACAATGCTTTTCGAGCTAAAGATTTTGGAACTGCAATTGATTGCTACACCCAG TTTATGGACGGTGGGTCAATGATTTCTCCAACTGTCTTGGCACGACGGTGTGTATCATACCTCATGAATAATATGCTGCAAGAAGCTCTTGGAGATGCTATGCAGGCACAGGTAGTCTCACCAGAGTGGCCtactgcttactaccttcaagccGTCGCCCTTCTCAGTCTTGGAATGGATAGTGATGCCGAAGAAATGATTAAAAATG GTTTGCTTTTCTACCTTTCGCCCGTTAACGATAGAGTCTTCAAGGGTGGAAGGAGTTTGATTCCTTTGTAG
- the LOC135624354 gene encoding serine/threonine-protein kinase BSK5-like isoform X3, with translation MGARCSRLSLCWWPSHFKSSVLEPDELENGGDDSDGGGFTEYSLDELRAATDGFAPDYIVSEHGQKAPNVVYQGRLLPGDRAVAIKRFNKFAWPDARQFLEEARAVGQLRSDRLANLIGCCCEGDERLLVAEFMPHETLAKHLFHWDTRPLSWSMRIRVALYLAQALEYCSSRGRALYHDLNAYRVLFDEDGNPRLSCFGLMKNSRDGKSYSTNLAFTPPEYLRTGRVTPESVVYSFGTLLLDLLSGKHIPPSHALDLIRGKNFRTLMDSCLEGHFSNSDGTELVRLASRCLQYEPRERPNVKSLVTSLESLEKDAELSFQVWTSQIQETLNTKKHGDNAFRAKDFGTAIDCYTQFMDGGSMISPTVLARRCVSYLMNNMLQEALGDAMQAQVVSPEWPTAYYLQAVALLSLGMDSDAEEMIKNGLLFYLSPVNDRVFKGGRSLIPL, from the exons ATGGGAGCTCGATGCTCCAGATTGTCCCTCTGTTGGTGGCCGTCCCATTTCAAGTCCTCTGTGCTCGAACCCGATGAGCTCG AGAACGGGGGAGACGACAGCGACGGCGGCGGCTTCACGGAGTACAGCTTGGATGAGCTGCGGGCCGCCACGGACGGATTCGCCCCCGACTACATCGTCTCCGAGCACGGGCAGAAGGCCCCCAATGTGGTCTACCAGGGCCGCCTCCTCCCCGGCGACCGCGCCGTCGCCATCAAGCGCTTCAACAAGTTCGCCTGGCCCGACGCCCGACAATTCCTC GAGGAGGCGAGGGCGGTGGGGCAGCTCCGGAGCGACCGGCTGGCCAATCTCATCGGGTGCTGCTGCGAGGGCGACGAGAGGCTGCTGGTGGCCGAGTTCATGCCCCACGAGACCCTGGCCAAGCACCTGTTCCACT GGGATACACGACCTTTGAGTTGGTCGATGAGGATAAGAGTGGCGCTGTATCTTGCCCAGGCATTAGAATATTGCAGCAGCAGAGGGCGTGCACTGTATCATGATCTCAATGCTTACAGAGTTCTCTTTGATGAG GATGGTAATCCCAGGTTGTCCTGTTTTGGTCTCATGAAGAATAGTAGAGATGGGAAGAGCTACAGTACAAACTTGGCCTTCACACCGCCAGAGTACCTCAGGACAG GGAGAGTGACACCAGAAAGTGTAGTGTACAGCTTTGGGACACTTCTGCTCGACCTTCTTAGTGGAAAGCATATTCCTCCAAGCCAT GCACTTGACCTGATTCGTGGCAAGAATTTTCGGACACTGATGGACTCTTGTTTAGAGGGGCATTTCTCAAATTCTGATGGAACTGAGTTGGTTCGATTAGCTTCTCGTTGTTTGCAATACGAACCTCGTGAGAGGCCAAATGTTAAGTCACTGGTGACTTCTCTGGAATCTCTTGAAAAGGATGCAGAG TTGTCTTTCCAAGTCTGGACCAGCCAAATTCAGGAGACTCTGAACACTAAGAAGCATGGGGACAATGCTTTTCGAGCTAAAGATTTTGGAACTGCAATTGATTGCTACACCCAG TTTATGGACGGTGGGTCAATGATTTCTCCAACTGTCTTGGCACGACGGTGTGTATCATACCTCATGAATAATATGCTGCAAGAAGCTCTTGGAGATGCTATGCAGGCACAGGTAGTCTCACCAGAGTGGCCtactgcttactaccttcaagccGTCGCCCTTCTCAGTCTTGGAATGGATAGTGATGCCGAAGAAATGATTAAAAATG GTTTGCTTTTCTACCTTTCGCCCGTTAACGATAGAGTCTTCAAGGGTGGAAGGAGTTTGATTCCTTTGTAG
- the LOC135624354 gene encoding serine/threonine-protein kinase BSK5-like isoform X2, whose protein sequence is MGARCSRLSLCWWPSHFKSSVLEPDELENGGDDSDGGGFTEYSLDELRAATDGFAPDYIVSEHGQKAPNVVYQGRLLPGDRAVAIKRFNKFAWPDARQFLEEARAVGQLRSDRLANLIGCCCEGDERLLVAEFMPHETLAKHLFHWDTRPLSWSMRIRVALYLAQALEYCSSRGRALYHDLNAYRVLFDEDGNPRLSCFGLMKNSRDGKSYSTNLAFTPPEYLRTGRVTPESVVYSFGTLLLDLLSGKHIPPSHALDLIRGKNFRTLMDSCLEGHFSNSDGTELVRLASRCLQYEPRERPNVKSLVTSLESLEKDAEVPSYTLMGILSGPVTSKQTLKLSPFGEACARLDLIAIYEILEKVGYKDDEGIANDLSFQVWTSQIQETLNTKKHGDNAFRAKDFGTAIDCYTQFMDGGSMISPTVLARRCVSYLMNNMLQEALGDAMQAQVVSPEWPTAYYLQAVALLSLGMDSDAEEMIKNGTKLESKRKSRN, encoded by the exons ATGGGAGCTCGATGCTCCAGATTGTCCCTCTGTTGGTGGCCGTCCCATTTCAAGTCCTCTGTGCTCGAACCCGATGAGCTCG AGAACGGGGGAGACGACAGCGACGGCGGCGGCTTCACGGAGTACAGCTTGGATGAGCTGCGGGCCGCCACGGACGGATTCGCCCCCGACTACATCGTCTCCGAGCACGGGCAGAAGGCCCCCAATGTGGTCTACCAGGGCCGCCTCCTCCCCGGCGACCGCGCCGTCGCCATCAAGCGCTTCAACAAGTTCGCCTGGCCCGACGCCCGACAATTCCTC GAGGAGGCGAGGGCGGTGGGGCAGCTCCGGAGCGACCGGCTGGCCAATCTCATCGGGTGCTGCTGCGAGGGCGACGAGAGGCTGCTGGTGGCCGAGTTCATGCCCCACGAGACCCTGGCCAAGCACCTGTTCCACT GGGATACACGACCTTTGAGTTGGTCGATGAGGATAAGAGTGGCGCTGTATCTTGCCCAGGCATTAGAATATTGCAGCAGCAGAGGGCGTGCACTGTATCATGATCTCAATGCTTACAGAGTTCTCTTTGATGAG GATGGTAATCCCAGGTTGTCCTGTTTTGGTCTCATGAAGAATAGTAGAGATGGGAAGAGCTACAGTACAAACTTGGCCTTCACACCGCCAGAGTACCTCAGGACAG GGAGAGTGACACCAGAAAGTGTAGTGTACAGCTTTGGGACACTTCTGCTCGACCTTCTTAGTGGAAAGCATATTCCTCCAAGCCAT GCACTTGACCTGATTCGTGGCAAGAATTTTCGGACACTGATGGACTCTTGTTTAGAGGGGCATTTCTCAAATTCTGATGGAACTGAGTTGGTTCGATTAGCTTCTCGTTGTTTGCAATACGAACCTCGTGAGAGGCCAAATGTTAAGTCACTGGTGACTTCTCTGGAATCTCTTGAAAAGGATGCAGAG GTGCCATCATATACACTGATGGGCATTCTGAGTGGTCCCGTGACTTCCAAGCAAACGCTTAAATTATCACCATTTGGCGAAGCTTGTGCAAGGTTGGACTTAATAGCTATATATGAGATACTGGAGAAAGTTGGGTACAAGGATGATGAGGGAATAGCCAACGAT TTGTCTTTCCAAGTCTGGACCAGCCAAATTCAGGAGACTCTGAACACTAAGAAGCATGGGGACAATGCTTTTCGAGCTAAAGATTTTGGAACTGCAATTGATTGCTACACCCAG TTTATGGACGGTGGGTCAATGATTTCTCCAACTGTCTTGGCACGACGGTGTGTATCATACCTCATGAATAATATGCTGCAAGAAGCTCTTGGAGATGCTATGCAGGCACAGGTAGTCTCACCAGAGTGGCCtactgcttactaccttcaagccGTCGCCCTTCTCAGTCTTGGAATGGATAGTGATGCCGAAGAAATGATTAAAAATGGTACTAAGCTAGAATCCAAGAGGAAAAGCAGAAACTAA
- the LOC103999644 gene encoding fructose-1,6-bisphosphatase, chloroplastic, translated as MECILVISRYSPNLSDGELRATKDGLTIRVLPSSHPATILSTLLRSRKPYQWPTNPKKKKKKKKKKRKKQSSREEHWRATDMASATLIPAASKLILSSSSTTRSFPRLSPFSNASLPGRHRSVLFAAKRAAGDGGNRSSAACAAVGTAASEVETKRKSSFELQTLTTWLLKQEQAGGIDAELTIVLSSISMACKQIASLVQRAGISNLTGVQGAVNVQGEDQKKLDVVSNEVFSNCLRSSGRTGIIASEEEDVPVAVEESYSGNYIVVFDPLDGSSNIDAAVSTGSIFGIYSPNDECFADIGDDETLGQVEQKCVVNVCQPGNNLLAAGYCMYSSSVIFVLTVGKGVYVFTLDPMYGEFVLTQEDVKIPPAGKIYAFNEGNYLLWDDKLRAYMDSLKDPGPNGKPYSARYIGSLVGDFHRTLLYGGIYGYPRDKKSKNGKLRLLYECAPMSFIVEQAGGKGSDGHQRILDIEPQEIHQRVPLFIGSVEEVEKLEKFLA; from the exons ATGGAATGCATACTTGTCATTTCTCGATACAGTCCAAATCTCTCGGACGGAGAGTTGAGAGCCACAAAGGACGGGCTGACGATCCGAGTATTACCGTCCTCACATCCTGCAACTATCCTATCCACACTTCTGCGGTCACGCAAACCCTATCAATGGCCAACcaatccgaagaagaagaagaagaagaagaagaagaagaggaagaagcaaaGCAGCAGGGAGGAACACTGGAGAGCCACTGACATGGCGTCGGCCACATTAATCCCGGCCGCCTCTAAGCTTATCCTCTCCAGTTCGTCAACCACCCGTTCCTTTCCCCGCCTCTCACCCTTCAGCAATGCAAGCTTACCTGGCCGCCACCGCAGTGTCCTTTTCGCAGCCAAAAGAGCCGCGGGCGACGGCGGCAATAGGTCGAGCGCTGCGTGCGCCGCCGTCGGCACCGCGGCTTCCGAGGTCGAGACCAAGAGGAAGAGTAGCTTCGAGCTCCAAACGCTGACCACCTGGTTGCTGAAGCAAGAGCAAGCTGGGGGCATCGACGCCGAGCTTACCATTGTGCTCTCCAGCATCTCCATggcctgcaagcagatcgcctccCTGGTGCAGCGAGCCGGCATCTCCAACCTGACCGGAGTCCAGGGCGCCGTCAATGTCCAGGGCGAGGACCAGAAGAAGCTCGACGTCGTCTCCAACGAG GTGTTCTCCAATTGCCTGAGGTCGAGTGGCCGAACGGGCATCATAGCGTCAGAGGAAGAAGACGTACCCGTGGCCGTGGAAGAGAGCTACTCCGGCAACTACATCGTCGTCTTCGATCCGCTCGACGGGTCGTCCAACATCGACGCCGCCGTCTCTACCGGTTCCATCTTCGGAATCTACAGCCCCAACGACGAGTGCTTCGCCGACATCGGCGACGACGAGACA CTGGGCCAAGTGGAGCAGAAGTGCGTGGTGAACGTGTGCCAGCCGGGGAACAACCTTCTGGCCGCCGGCTACTGCATGTACTCCAGCTCCGTCATCTTCGTGCTGACGGTGGGCAAGGGCGTGTACGTGTTCACGCTCGACCCCATGTACGGGGAGTTCGTGCTGACGCAGGAGGATGTGAAGATCCCGCCGGCGGGGAAGATCTACGCCTTCAACGAGGGCAACTACCTGCTGTGGGACGACAAGTTGCGGGCGTACATGGACTCCCTCAAGGATCCCGGGCCCAACGGGAAGCCCTACTCCGCGCGCTACATCGGGAGCTTGGTGGGCGACTTCCACCGCACGCTGCTCTACGGGGGCATATACGGGTACCCCCGGGACAAGAAGAGCAAGAACGGGAAGCTACGGCTGCTGTACGAGTGCGCACCCATGAGCTTCATCGTCGAGCAGGCCGGCGGCAAGGGTTCCGATGGCCACCAGAGGATCCTCGACATCGAACCTCAAGAA ATCCATCAAAGAGTTCCTCTGTTCATTGGGAGCGTCGAAGAAGTGGAGAAGTTGGAGAAGTTCTTGGCGTGA